One Coffea eugenioides isolate CCC68of chromosome 2, Ceug_1.0, whole genome shotgun sequence genomic window, TCTGTTGGGATAATTATAGCAAAAAAGTTATCACCCAGTTCACTCAAACTCAGCTTCTCAACAGCTGCTAGTGCAATCCGCCTTTTAAGTGCATCACAGTCTGGGTCTACTACATATATTgcaaaatcagtaatcaaaagTATACGATGCTTCATCTTCCCTGAACCAGTAAATTTCAAAACTTTATCTGCAAAGAGAACTTTACTGTCACCTGTGACATCAAAAGTCCGAGAAAACTTAGCGTTCTAGGAAGAACATTTCAGCTAACTGGTTAACACAAAACTGAGTACAAATAACCCCTGACGAGCAACAACAACTTTCAGCCTAACACACTACAAACCAGAGGTCCAAAGGAAACACTCAAAGAGCACATCAAGCAGGACCATCATATGTAGAGTACcaacatgaaaaaaaaagatagctCAACACGGCTGTTAGAAAAACTCTAGAACACCATTTTCGAAGTAGGTTTGTTATAGTACTTGACAATTGTAacacaaatatcaaaagaagaaaggcaaACAGTCACCACAATCAGAAAATCATACAAAAGACCACGAACATCTTGAATCAGAGCAACAAAATAGAAtggattaaaaagaaaaaaaaaacgcaCTTGCACACTTGAGCGCACGAAAAAATAAATGCGCAAAACTCATGCGCCTGGTAAGAGTCACAAAAGGGAGTTCTCAATTCCtccttttcaaaattatatATTTCGCTTAGATCCATCTTAATATTACACAAATACACTCAACTAAATGATCAATGATGACATGTTGATATTTGctactaaaaagaaaaaagataagcAAAAAAACTGAGTACATTCAAAAAAAATCCAACTGAATTTGATTAGAGGGAGCAGAAGCAGTCCCTGGTTAATTGAAGAACAAATAGATACACAATAACACCATGGTTAACTAATGATGAATAACATCAAGATATCCAAGGCTTCAAATTTAAAGTTTTTTCGATACAATTTCCCTAAAGCACTATAAAACGACAATCGTCAAATTAGAATCGCGTCGAGATTAAAAGACTGCAAATTATTACCTTGTTTGCTGAGAATCTTCATGAGATATGATCGAGAACGCACGTTGACATAATCTTTACTGAAAAGGGTGTTATTTTGGATTCCTCCGTTTGAGTGGCCGTTGTCTCGGGTTTCAGGGGATGCGGTGTCTTCGTTGTCGTCATCGTAAATTGGCTGGTCTTTTTCCAGCCGCCGATTGGATTGGAACCGTGACATCCCGGGAAAGGTGGCAAGCCGGCGGCTTCGGACGGTGGGGGATGCCTCGCCGGTGGTTGTGGCTGCTGGATTTGTTTAGGCGTGGAAACGGGAGAGATTAGACATTTCGGAGCACGGGGCGGCCCCACTTCAGTTGGTGGGGTTCCAGCTGTTGTGATTGGGAAAATGTCTAAGTTTAATTACATAATGACTCCTTGAAATTTAATGATGATACCTTTCGACCCCTGTTATTTGGACAAGTTCACTTGGAGGAGTGTTTTTCTTAGATTCATTGAAAGTGCATCCTTTGCAAATGTTTCCCTCCAAAcgtgaagaaggaaaaaaaatagaaaggaaaaaaatccacAATTCCCCGTGACGGTATTTGACAATGAAACTCCTATTGGTAAGCATAATAGTGTAGTATTTGTCTTAAGTTCATCTTAGGCGTGGGGAGTAGACTTGGCAATTATGCCCAAAACCCAACAGTCCATCCACTAATTTGAGAGGTTGAGTTGGGTAAGTTAGGTATTTGgttaattttgggttgggtaataAAAACCCACATatattttgggttgtttgaaTATTTGTGTTGGGCACTCATTACCCAActtaagttaaaaaaataaataaacaaattacaAGAGATGGGATATGGGATACAGAAACATTTCATTGTTCATGAAACAACATGAGACATGAACCAAAGCAGGGCCTCCATGTATGGATACTTAACAAAATTATATGAGCTACTTAGCTATAATACTTACTTGCATGCGTCGACGTTTTATTATTTTCCTATATTCAGAGCATTCCACTCCTTTTACTTCCATAATATTTTTCGCCACTTCTTCTTTTGTCATGCAATCAAATATAAGCCCATctggattgttattttttgaaaattttataaaaaaacatactgtaataatttaatatatatataataacaaaataattaaaaaatgcaTTCAATAAAACATTATaaattttttgggaaaaaataaCAATCCGAGAAAGTTTGCAGATACCATATCATATGTGTGCCTTTCCCACTTCTTGTTATACTAGCACGCCAATATATCCCACTTCTTAAGTGTGCATTTGTATTTGTGAGTGTTTTAGTGTGTGAAAATATGTCTATTTATgtaaaaatgtgtttatgtgtgtgaaaaagttgtttttatgtgaaaatatatttaagaaagtttatgtatcaaaatctattaattaatatatttgtTCATATTTGAGTCATGAGTTTGAGATGACCCAATATAacccaacccaaaattaatccaatctaaAATTAGACGAGTTGGAGGTAACCCatttaaataaaaatccaaTCTAACCCTCCCAATTGCCAGGTACAGTCGGGAGCACAGATATGCCTTGACATTTTGAAGGAGCAGTGAACCATAGATGTGGCTTGTGGCTGCTTATAGATGGTTGTAACTTGATGTTCGAAAGTAACCAAGTAATTGCCTTCTTTTTTACATGGTATCTCAACTTATGATCTTCCTTTTCATATTCTATGTTTTGCTTGGGAGTGCTAGGAAAAATTAACCTCATTTGTACAAtatttgagagagagagagagagagacgtgATCCAGCATCTTCATGCAAATAGCAGTCAAGAACAACGAAATACTAAGTAGTTGTCCAACCTCATTTTACATGGCAGGCATTCTTGGACGAGCAAAAGAAGATACAAGGACGTACTACCAAACAATGCGACTAAAACTCAATAGTTGAGCAATGGGAGAAAAATTAATTCCAGCATATTTACTCCTTTAATTGAAGTAAGAATGGTACACTATTGTTGACCAGAAGTCGAAGCTATATCCGCAGCAATCGGTGTGAGGGCGGCGGGAGTTGATTCTTCCGTCCTCGTTTCAGTAGATGGCGGATTTCCTGTATTGACTCTTCTCATATCCTCTACCATCTTCAGTACATCACTCATTTTTGGTCTCTGCTCCGGCATTCTTGCCACACATGTCATCCCTATTCGTAACATCTCCACCATCTCCTCCTCTATATTAGGAAACCTCAAAAGCTCTACATCAAAAACTTCAGCAGTCCACTCCTCGCGAACAACAGAATTAACCCATCTGACCAAGTGGATAACTTCATCGCCACCAGTAGCATGTATAGGGGATTTTCCTGTGAGAAGTTCAAGCAGCAACACCCCAAAGCTGAAGACGTCGGATGCTTGAGAGACTTTCCGGGAGTCTGTCACTTCCGGAGCACGGTACCCTGCAGTCCGCATGACTGGTGGGGCTATTGGAGTGATTAGTGTTGCCAAGCCAAGATCAGACACACAACCATATTGTTGGGAGTTGAGGAAAATGTTCGAAGCTTTTATGTTTCCGTGAACAAGTTTCCCACCGCATTCCGAGTGTATATGAGTAATACCTCTCGCTGCCCCAATTGCAATCCTAATACGGGATTCCCAATCCAAAGGAATCCGCTTCTCACCCATTTTTGctgaaaaaatgccaaaaacaaCACAAATGTTATCAGACAAACAAGTAGTCTCCAGCATACCAATACGTCCTCCCATTGTTTCTGCAGACAAACACAACTCCAGAAAAAATAGATCTCAACTTTTTAGCATGAATCAGCAATAATTTATATATGAACCGGTGAGTAACTGAAATAAATCTATTCAGTCCTGACGGCAAAAGCAAATTTATATGAGATCATCATATACAGAAGCGTTCTTTACATTCTTAAAAGAAAAAGTAGCAGTTACTTATCTACTTCATTTCTGACAGAACGTAACCAATTTTCTAACCTTCAGTTATAATCGAAACTAGGTTACATTTGGATTCCTAAATCTGTAGCACATACAGGAGCATATTGACATCAACTACTATTAATGTCTGTAAGATAAACTCTTCAACTCTGGAACCGGTAAAGTAGTCAGCTCTATTATATCATACCCAATTCCAATACTCGTGATTAATTTCAATAGGGCATTCCTTTAAGATCAACTCAATGTTAAGGAAAAGCTGCTTAGAGTAAAATGCCTGACATGAAGTAATGTAGAGACCAACACAATTGTAATATTTAGGGGGAAAAGCATCTTAAAACAATTCGTTCTAATCAATATATACAAGCAGAAACACAAGAGTAGTGTTTGACATACCGTGCAGCAACGCAGACACGCTCCCTTGAGCGTAATAATCATACACCATGAGCTTCTCATCCTTGGAATAGTAATATGCCCTCAATTGAGCAACATTATCATGTCTTACGTTTCCAACAGCCTCCATCTGGAGCTCAAACTCTCGTTTCCCAACACTGACTTCCTTCAATCTCTTCACAGCAACTGTTGTTCCATCCTCCAATGCAGCTTTATAGGTGGTACCAAATGATCCCTTCCCAAGCACCTCAGCTGAAGCCCTCAACAAATCTTCAAGGTCAAAGGCAAGATTACAATTCTCGAAGAATACTAGCCTGCCATCTCCATCCTGACTTGCTGAgatggttttcttttctttcttaagTGACACTTCTTTCTTTGGCTTCTTTGGTGTCTTAGGCTTCGCTTCCTTGTTAGAATAGCAAATAATCAGCAGAACAGCAATTAGCACAAACCCCAGAGAAGAACCTCCAATTATAATTCCCAGAACAGCAGGTTCGCTAATTCTAGAGGACTTCTTCTCTGGCTTCTCGTTGGGAGGAACAACTGGCGGTGATGAAACTTCAGGTGCAAGTTGATTACCAGAAAAAGCAGAATTAGGGAATCTAGTAAGGGAATGAGGCACATTTCCAGTGAGATTATTGTTGGAAAGATCCAGAAGCTGGAGACTCGGAACATTGAGATCAGGGATTTCACGCGAGAATGAATTGTTAGAAAGATTTAAAGCGGTCAGATGAGTCAAATTGGAAATGGAGGCCGGGATGCTACCGTTAAAAGCATTATCCGAGAGATTAATAACGGAAAGATTTTCCCAAACCGAAAAATTCTGGGGGAGTGGACCTTGAAACTTGTTGAACTGAAGATATAACGAGGTCAAGTTGCCAAGCTTGGAAAGATCGGAAGGAAAAGGCCCACTAAAACCATTTGATCTCAGACTCAAGATCTGAAGCGCCGATAAGCGGGCCAGAGTATTGGAAGGAACAGAGCCCCGAAAACCGAATCCGGGCAATCTAACGGCTATAATTCTCGACTTATCATGATTACATGTGACCCCAGTCCACAAATTGCAAGCAGAAGTCCTCACATCCCAATTCAAAGGCCGTGAATGGTACATGTTATTCGCGAAATCAAGGAGAGCTTGCTTATCTTCACTGGGCTCGCTTCTGGCCAGCGAAACCAGAGCCCCACTCAAGAAAATCGCCAAGAAAATGAACTTGATGCCCATCTTTCTTCCTTCCTCCCTCCTAAGCTCAAAATTGAAGGGCTCAAGCAAAGAATGTTTTACTCGTTCTCCATCACTGCATACAGGAATTCGAAAAGCAAAAGGTAGCAAAATCAGGGAATATTGCCCCGATTTTAAGTGTAGTACTTACTTTTTACAGACAATAAAAGAAAATCAGTTCTGCGAAAATAATTATCATAGCCGTTGCTTAATACCACTAATAAAACATGAAGAAAACACACTACTGACTACACACGCTATTAACATTAACGTATGGACACACGGGAGCATTTTGGTCAACTACTCAAAAATAACAGATAGTCGTACAATTACGTCTGATCAAgaaaaaaattacaaagaaTATGTGAAACAGTCGGGTATAAAGAGGTTGTTGATTCTTCCTGTCCTTTTCTGACTTAACACGCAATCAACAAATTGACACTAATCAAACAAGACAAAAATGATAATCTCTAAGAAGAAAGGGATGAACTGACCAGAATTTTTGAGATTGCAGAGAGCAAAAATGAGGGAGAACCCCAGCTGCCCAGCAGCCCAGCGATGGGGACTGAAGAGAGAGGAAAAGATGGAACGTGAAGAGTAAATGCTCGCGGAAGCGAAAATGATTGGACGAGTGCAGAAACACACGCAAAAATGAGCAATGAATGACCCTGAAAGTGTGGTGACTTAGCTCAGTTGCTTAGGAAAGAAAGATGGGGGAAATTTTAAAAGTTAATTATTCGTGGGATGGGTTTTTAGTGGGAGGGGGCGAAAAGGGTGGAACTTGCATGTGCTGACAAAACCAAACAACGTGCGTTTCGAGAAGAAAGGAGCGCCCAAGTTACCGCTGCAACTGAGATCACGTACATATACAGCATCAAATTTAGataggtttctttttttttttttgaaaaaatcaaatttagatttATCAAGTATTCTAAAGTAGCAGGAGTAATAAATACTATACACGGACAATTTCAATTTTGGTATTAAATGTTTAGAACACGAGCACGTTTAATTCTTAAAATTTGAACGaaagtaaatataattttaaatgttttagtaattttttaaaatatatagtCTCATTGATTAATTTTTACCAATTATTGCTATCAGTTGGTCATGTGCtagtaattctttttttttaaatatactataatttttagtttaaaaaaaagacTAATTACTCACGTGATGATCACATTAGTATATATTCTTTAGCTCAGATTACAAAAATTCgcttcaccaaaaaaaaaatgaattataAATTGATTGCTCATGTGATCAAAATGTGAATAATTAGTTCTCTTTTATTACAGATTCTGGCTATTAATACTTTAtcaatttcttttaaaaaaatagttGACGGCCCGTACCTTGATTCGATATATAATTAGTAAAAATCAGTTATTAGGACTAAATATGCTTTAAAAAATTAAGGTGGCGTTTGGTTCGCACATCAGAATTGGATTCGGATTCGGAATCGGATatcttgggtttggaatgaggtcattcattccaatacatttgtttggttcaagtacctggaatgtgcatcattactatagttgatgtttggttcgtcgactctttcggaatggaatataataaatatattataaatcaCATTGTATATGATAGTTattggctctttgtaaatgagatataagaaatttttactaattaaatatattagtataaatgtattagtaaatttagtctaactgattaataatttctattagtaaacatgtataattattagtataattgataatattaattatattacacaaattaatatacattatataatatatataactaatattattattagtataagtttgtaactaattaaattaaatattatatatatatataattaaatataaatatacaaatgttataatataaatatacaattataattatataatatatacaaatattaattatacaaatattttatataaatgtaatatatattacatattaaatatagttgttattatatattattatatttaaaataataataattattataattatataatttattaatattacatacatgtatatattataattatacgcacatataatatacatttataaatatacatatatattataaatatattattatataatattaacaaatttataatatatattatataagtataattatatttaactaaataattataatataataatatcattattataagtttgtaactaattaaattaaatattatatataattaattataattacatgaaagttataatataaatatataattataattatataatatataaatattaattgtactaatattttatataaatataatgcatATTAATTAGATAtagttattatatattattatatttaaaataataaatataaatataattatataatttattaatattatatacatgtatttattttaattatatgcacatataatatacatttatagatatacatatatattataaatatattattatataatattaataaatttataatatatattatataaatataattatatttaactaaataattataatatatatttatataatgtactaatattataattataatataatatatatatgtatatattataatatataatatatataaatattaattatatcattgtataattataatatgtaattggatttgtttcttggaatcaaACTTGGGAATCGGACAAAACCCACCAAAATACTTGGGAATGgagaaacaccaaatttttagaaatcattccaaGATTTCAATTCCCATTCCAGTGAACCAAACACCATTTATGGGGTTCATTCCATTCCCCGAATCCGATACCCTCTTACCAAACGCCCCCTAAAACATTTAGAACTTGCTTTCGTTTAAACTTTAAAGATTAGAAGCAATTATACCCCCAAATATTTTAGATTCGAAATTGCAATTCTCTTTAGTGCATATGAGGAGAAGTTTACCAGCGTTGAAAATTGTGATAATATGGGATTGCGGCTGGATGGTGGTGGCTGGGTGCTGGGCGGTGGGGACGAAAGCTCGACCTTTTCAGCTGCGTTCTAAAAAGTAATCACATCACTAATTGATTGGGGGTTGGACTTTGGAGTGGTCAATGGAAGACAAACATGGGGAAGTAAACTTTATTAGGTAAACTATACATCTATGGTGGTTTTATATTATGATCTTCTGCCTAGTGCTGCTTCTCTGTAACTAATAAGGGTAaggcagaaaatgaagaaggatTTAGAGAGACGCAAGCGACGAGGGTCATTTGTTACACGCCAATTTCTGCGCGTGATGAAATGTCCTCTTTCTTTCTACTCTTTACCTAATTCCATAAAAGGGGTTTTGTTTTAGAATTAATCTTTTTTATGTTAACATTGTGTATtgaatgaataataattatctaaaatttaagtttgaaatttaatttttacacATATGTTACGAGCGATCAAATTATAATAGAGTATACACTATTAGTAAATAAGATTTACTTCTTTTTTATTAAAGAGTATTGTATATAGTAATCAATTAGGCCATAAAATATATTATTTCAACTTTTAGAGAGTAAGATAAGATGGTTATACTTGAATATAATGGATATAATTTTTTGAGCTCCTATTTTCCCTTACTTGTCCCAGCGTCGACTCCCTGTGTGGAGCAAATGATACAGTGTTACATGCAACACATCATATGCGATTGAAGAAagattaaattttatatacattattaatgtatattatCATGGTTGGATGGATGACACATgagtaaattttaaatttcaatttaaattttacacatgtatcatatatatataatggtAATAATATATACAAtgacaatgtatataaaattaatgcgtctctttaatttattttatttttattatcattattttttCGGTGGTGGAAGAATGCGGACAAAAAGTGCTGATAAAGGAAACTCGGGAAGCGAAGCATCACTTGCACTAATCATCATAGAAGATCTTGGTACGACTAAGCCAtggttaaaacttaaaagtagCTAACCTTAGCCTTGACGTGGAATAGTGTCTTTTTTGGCCACACTCCATTATATGGACAATGCCAAACTGTAAAGTTCGACTTGGGACTCATTCTGCTGGCGTGGACAGTTTGACACTCACCGTCCGGCGTCCGGTGCATTAAATTAGAGCCTACCAAGGCGGAGCTGATCGGTACCCGACATAACgacccttttctctctctctctctctctctctaaattTAACACAAGGACAATTATTGCTAGTTGCTGCCTAAAGTTTTAACTTTTAACACGCTGAATGAGAGTGCATACTTCTTGTTCAggtttgctttgtttagtgtatAAACTGGTTCAAATGGGcatgtttggaacctgagttttttagGAGTTTGTCTAAAAATTTACTGTAGTATACTGTacaagttttaaaaaaatttgtatagaaatttttgtaagatgaaaattttttttgtaatatgaaaaattttgtaaaagtttttaaggagaaaaacttttttttttctttttttctttctttttctctttctcttttcttttttttttctttttctttcttttctttttcttttctttcctttcttcttccttccctcTCCCCCTTCCCCGTTACCAGCCCCCTCCCAGCAGCAACGCAACACCCCCTACCCCTCCCCCTCCCTCTACCGTCACCCTCCCTCTCCCCTTTCCCTTCCTTCCCCTGCCACCCCTTTTCCTCCCCTCTCCCCGCCACCCGCCACCCTTTTTCCTCTCCCGTCTCTTCTGCCCGTCACCCCTTCCCCTCCCCTCTCCCCCGCCGCCCCTCTTCTCCCTCTGCCCCGCCAACCCCCTCTGTCTGCCACCCCTTTT contains:
- the LOC113761512 gene encoding uncharacterized protein LOC113761512 isoform X2, whose amino-acid sequence is MSRFQSNRRLEKDQPIYDDDNEDTASPETRDNGHSNGGIQNNTLFSKDYVNVRSRSYLMKILSKQDPDCDALKRRIALAAVEKLSLSELGDNFFAIIIPTEYDILMASTRKAEIVNALVEATKSASDYELDVLHSNRFEYNAAADLVKVVQFEEVEGGVKTRIGRK
- the LOC113761512 gene encoding myosin IC heavy chain isoform X1 — its product is MSRFQSNRRLEKDQPIYDDDNEDTASPETRDNGHSNGGIQNNTLFSKDYVNVRSRSYLMKILSKQGDSKVLFADKVLKFTGSGKMKHRILLITDFAIYVVDPDCDALKRRIALAAVEKLSLSELGDNFFAIIIPTEYDILMASTRKAEIVNALVEATKSASDYELDVLHSNRFEYNAAADLVKVVQFEEVEGGVKTRIGRK
- the LOC113760923 gene encoding probable inactive receptor kinase At4g23740 — encoded protein: MGIKFIFLAIFLSGALVSLARSEPSEDKQALLDFANNMYHSRPLNWDVRTSACNLWTGVTCNHDKSRIIAVRLPGFGFRGSVPSNTLARLSALQILSLRSNGFSGPFPSDLSKLGNLTSLYLQFNKFQGPLPQNFSVWENLSVINLSDNAFNGSIPASISNLTHLTALNLSNNSFSREIPDLNVPSLQLLDLSNNNLTGNVPHSLTRFPNSAFSGNQLAPEVSSPPVVPPNEKPEKKSSRISEPAVLGIIIGGSSLGFVLIAVLLIICYSNKEAKPKTPKKPKKEVSLKKEKKTISASQDGDGRLVFFENCNLAFDLEDLLRASAEVLGKGSFGTTYKAALEDGTTVAVKRLKEVSVGKREFELQMEAVGNVRHDNVAQLRAYYYSKDEKLMVYDYYAQGSVSALLHAKMGEKRIPLDWESRIRIAIGAARGITHIHSECGGKLVHGNIKASNIFLNSQQYGCVSDLGLATLITPIAPPVMRTAGYRAPEVTDSRKVSQASDVFSFGVLLLELLTGKSPIHATGGDEVIHLVRWVNSVVREEWTAEVFDVELLRFPNIEEEMVEMLRIGMTCVARMPEQRPKMSDVLKMVEDMRRVNTGNPPSTETRTEESTPAALTPIAADIASTSGQQ